In the genome of Paenibacillus sp. FSL R5-0766, one region contains:
- a CDS encoding YugN family protein, whose protein sequence is MIFENTGLDGLKSDLAYLDESAEKVGFVRWQWEYYRATYDYKIEDEQTNSEYFVRINTRAVEGKLEKPDTVLAVEAVYLGKATFPHGLDYDSSVPQPVVKLAAEKLQQLKELLEA, encoded by the coding sequence ATGATTTTTGAGAATACAGGCTTGGATGGCTTGAAGAGCGACTTGGCATACCTGGATGAGAGCGCCGAGAAAGTCGGATTTGTCCGGTGGCAATGGGAATATTACCGTGCTACATATGACTACAAAATTGAAGATGAACAAACCAACTCAGAATACTTTGTACGCATTAATACCCGCGCTGTGGAAGGCAAATTGGAAAAACCGGATACCGTTCTTGCTGTTGAAGCAGTATACCTTGGCAAAGCCACTTTCCCTCACGGCCTGGATTATGACTCTTCCGTTCCGCAACCAGTCGTGAAGCTGGCAGCCGAAAAATTACAGCAGCTCAAAGAACTGCTGGAAGCATAG
- the ftsW gene encoding putative lipid II flippase FtsW, which yields MKQQTAQTKKKRGTPDFQLLILTLLLVGFGLVMVFSSSSSIAIASDKFNNDALYFTKKQLMWAIIGLFGMFFAMNIRFNKYKKLYAPFFLLTTVMLVIVLISGAVLNGARSWIHIFGFSLQPAEFAKIAIILYLSALITKKGEKFRVFKTGYVPVLFIVGFIAGLIMLQPDFGTTFILVSTCGLLIYAGGASMKHILGSILLVVLGGALAFGANSLFSSMSPSDTTTATTAVTAEQNYKIGRIQAFLDPLSDINGGSLNLYRSLVAIGDGGMTGSGIGQGTMKLHYLPNAYNDFIFSVIGEELGFIGSALFLLVYLYFIWRGIIVSLRCPDPFGTLVGIGIMGLIAIQAFINIGGVTQTIPVTGVTLPFISYGGTSLFVMMVAMGILLSISRTNNLDVIKEEKTKSVTVQTQTRTSPALRSRESIRRIR from the coding sequence ATGAAACAACAAACGGCCCAAACGAAAAAGAAGAGAGGCACGCCGGATTTTCAACTGCTAATCCTCACTTTATTGTTGGTGGGCTTTGGACTGGTGATGGTATTCAGCTCCAGTTCCAGCATTGCAATCGCAAGCGATAAATTTAACAATGATGCCCTTTACTTCACGAAAAAACAACTTATGTGGGCGATTATCGGTCTATTTGGCATGTTTTTTGCCATGAATATCCGCTTCAACAAGTACAAAAAGCTCTATGCACCCTTTTTCCTGCTCACTACGGTCATGCTGGTGATTGTTTTGATCTCAGGTGCAGTATTGAACGGTGCACGAAGCTGGATTCACATTTTCGGTTTCAGTCTTCAGCCTGCAGAGTTCGCGAAAATTGCTATCATTCTCTATCTCTCTGCTCTTATTACAAAAAAAGGTGAGAAATTCAGGGTTTTCAAGACAGGGTACGTTCCCGTCTTGTTCATCGTTGGATTCATCGCAGGGCTGATTATGCTGCAACCAGACTTCGGTACCACCTTCATTCTGGTGTCTACCTGTGGTCTCTTGATCTATGCCGGTGGAGCCAGTATGAAACATATCCTGGGTTCGATTCTCCTGGTTGTGCTCGGTGGGGCACTGGCGTTTGGAGCGAATTCCCTGTTTTCTTCCATGTCTCCTTCCGACACAACGACTGCTACAACAGCAGTCACTGCGGAGCAGAACTACAAGATCGGACGTATTCAGGCTTTTCTTGATCCATTATCCGATATTAATGGCGGAAGTCTTAACCTCTACCGTTCTCTTGTTGCCATTGGTGATGGCGGCATGACAGGTTCCGGGATTGGACAAGGTACGATGAAGCTGCACTATTTGCCAAATGCGTATAATGACTTTATTTTCTCCGTAATTGGGGAAGAACTCGGATTCATCGGAAGTGCATTATTCCTGCTTGTTTACCTGTACTTCATCTGGCGCGGAATCATTGTCTCTCTTCGCTGTCCCGATCCATTCGGAACACTGGTCGGCATAGGTATCATGGGACTGATCGCGATTCAGGCATTTATCAACATTGGTGGTGTAACTCAGACCATTCCGGTGACGGGGGTCACGCTTCCATTTATCAGTTATGGGGGTACCTCACTCTTTGTGATGATGGTTGCCATGGGCATTCTGCTCAGTATCTCACGTACTAACAATCTGGACGTGATCAAGGAAGAGAAAACGAAGTCCGTGACTGTACAGACACAGACTCGTACCTCTCCTGCTCTTCGTTCACGGGAGTCCATCCGTCGGATTCGATAA
- a CDS encoding Asp23/Gls24 family envelope stress response protein, whose amino-acid sequence MAEQLQLESGNIRIADDVVAKIAGMAAMETPGIAAMSGGLSEGWAKRLSGKNVQKGVSVEVGQLEAAIDLRIIVLYETPIHEVSRMLQQNVREAVETMTGLRVVEVNVKVEGVSFKGDDL is encoded by the coding sequence ATGGCAGAACAACTTCAACTGGAGAGCGGAAACATCCGGATTGCCGATGACGTGGTTGCAAAAATTGCCGGAATGGCTGCAATGGAAACACCCGGAATTGCCGCAATGTCTGGAGGATTGTCAGAGGGCTGGGCGAAGCGACTCAGCGGTAAAAACGTACAGAAAGGCGTGAGCGTTGAGGTCGGCCAGCTGGAAGCAGCCATTGACCTGCGCATCATCGTCCTGTACGAAACCCCGATTCATGAAGTTTCCCGTATGCTTCAGCAGAATGTAAGAGAAGCGGTAGAGACCATGACCGGATTACGCGTGGTTGAAGTCAATGTAAAGGTAGAAGGCGTATCTTTCAAAGGCGACGATCTGTAG
- the cax gene encoding calcium/proton exchanger, with the protein MRNRISSILLIAFFALSAIAHYLKWDSILQFVISAISVIFVAGFLGKATENVAHYAGQRLGGFLNATFGNAAELIIAIFLVKEGLFDMVKASLTGSIIGNLLLVLGLSIFAGGLKFKIQNYNVSLAGLNGSLMIVAIIALFIPAVFLNTHSITQKDTNTLSLIVAGLLILAYIAWLLFSMVTHKNYLADVTEDRDEELPHEHAPAWSKKKSILYLVLATVMVAFVSEWLVGTLEVFTSEFGLSELFVGAFLVAIIGNAAEHSAAIMLAMKNKIGAAVEIAVGSSLQIALFVAPVLIFVSYFTGRTMDIVFTTIELVAIGVSVFIAKSITQDGSTNWYEGLLLLVVYIILGVSFFLV; encoded by the coding sequence GTGAGAAACCGGATTTCATCCATTTTGCTGATTGCATTCTTTGCACTCAGTGCCATCGCCCACTACTTGAAATGGGATTCGATTCTACAGTTCGTGATATCAGCCATTTCGGTTATTTTTGTGGCCGGTTTTTTAGGCAAAGCCACCGAAAATGTTGCCCACTACGCCGGACAGCGGCTGGGTGGATTCTTGAATGCAACCTTCGGCAATGCCGCCGAATTGATCATCGCCATTTTCCTCGTCAAAGAGGGACTCTTCGACATGGTCAAAGCAAGTCTGACAGGTTCCATCATCGGAAATCTGCTGTTAGTGCTTGGGTTAAGTATTTTTGCCGGAGGACTCAAGTTCAAAATTCAGAATTATAATGTTTCACTTGCAGGTCTGAATGGTTCCTTGATGATTGTTGCCATCATTGCCCTGTTTATTCCAGCAGTCTTTCTCAATACACATTCCATTACACAGAAAGACACCAATACACTTAGTCTCATCGTGGCCGGATTGCTCATTCTCGCGTATATTGCGTGGTTGCTATTCTCCATGGTAACGCATAAGAACTACCTTGCAGACGTTACTGAGGATCGCGATGAAGAGCTACCCCATGAGCATGCTCCGGCATGGTCCAAGAAAAAATCAATTCTCTACCTGGTGCTCGCAACAGTCATGGTTGCCTTTGTCAGTGAATGGCTAGTGGGCACGCTCGAAGTATTCACTTCGGAATTTGGACTTAGCGAACTGTTTGTCGGTGCATTCCTTGTCGCCATCATCGGTAATGCGGCCGAACACAGTGCAGCCATCATGCTTGCCATGAAAAATAAAATTGGAGCCGCCGTTGAGATTGCGGTTGGCAGCAGTTTACAGATCGCACTCTTCGTTGCTCCTGTACTGATTTTTGTCAGCTACTTCACAGGCAGAACCATGGATATCGTATTTACAACGATTGAGTTAGTCGCCATCGGCGTATCCGTATTTATTGCGAAGTCCATTACCCAAGATGGTTCAACGAATTGGTACGAAGGTTTACTCCTGCTCGTGGTATATATCATACTCGGTGTATCCTTCTTCCTGGTGTAA
- a CDS encoding YlaN family protein — translation MTSSDLQDQLNLKAISLLQEDADKIQKLIEVQMENLATRYCPLYEEVLDTQMYGFSKEVDFAVRAGLLPEGAGKQLVSALERNLAILYEALNKKNEQ, via the coding sequence ATGACTTCATCTGATCTGCAGGACCAGCTGAATTTGAAAGCGATCAGTCTTCTTCAAGAAGATGCAGATAAAATACAGAAGCTTATTGAAGTACAGATGGAGAATCTGGCTACCCGCTACTGCCCTCTCTATGAGGAAGTATTGGATACACAGATGTATGGGTTCTCCAAGGAAGTTGATTTTGCTGTTCGTGCAGGGCTCCTTCCAGAAGGTGCAGGTAAGCAGCTGGTTAGCGCGCTTGAGCGGAATTTGGCAATTCTATATGAAGCCTTGAACAAGAAGAATGAGCAATAG
- a CDS encoding HPr family phosphocarrier protein — MSSNNAAVVEIAQTAGKFTSSIVLHSENKYIDVKSILGLFTTLISTHSYELHVHGPDAVEAKAAMSEVFAKHGLNVSIASE; from the coding sequence ATGTCGAGTAATAACGCGGCTGTAGTGGAAATTGCTCAAACAGCAGGCAAGTTTACTTCTTCAATCGTGCTTCATTCGGAGAACAAGTATATCGATGTAAAAAGTATTCTCGGATTGTTTACAACGCTGATTAGCACGCACAGCTATGAACTGCATGTTCATGGTCCAGATGCAGTTGAAGCGAAAGCAGCCATGTCAGAAGTATTTGCCAAGCATGGACTGAATGTAAGCATTGCATCTGAGTAA
- a CDS encoding aminopeptidase → MKDPRIQKLAANLVGYSVDVQPGENVLVEMIGSERDLINAIIEEVGKKGGNVFVQLTDKTVQRAMLKNATEEMMKTWAEIDLNRMKQMDCYIGIRAGENVNDLSDVPEEKMKMYNSLYSHPVHSEQRVKHTKWVVLRYPNASMAQLANTSTEAFEDFYFDVCNLDYAKMDKAQDSLANLMKRTDKVRITGPGTELSFSIKDIGAEKCSGQKNIPDGEVYSAPVRNSVNGTISYNTPTLYNGVTFENIKFTFENGKIIEATSNDTERLNEILNSDEGARHIGEFAIGFNPHILHPMKDILFDEKIAGSLHFTPGQAYEETDNGNRSSIHWDLVLIQRPDYGGGEIYFDDVLIRKDGIFVIPELECLNPDRLK, encoded by the coding sequence ATGAAAGACCCAAGAATTCAAAAGCTTGCAGCAAACCTGGTGGGCTATTCAGTAGATGTACAGCCTGGTGAAAATGTATTGGTTGAGATGATTGGATCGGAACGTGATCTGATTAACGCCATTATAGAAGAGGTAGGCAAAAAAGGTGGTAACGTCTTTGTACAGTTGACTGATAAAACCGTACAGCGTGCGATGCTGAAAAATGCCACAGAAGAAATGATGAAAACATGGGCAGAGATTGATCTGAACCGTATGAAACAGATGGATTGTTATATCGGTATTCGTGCGGGAGAAAATGTGAATGATCTGTCCGATGTACCGGAAGAAAAAATGAAAATGTACAATTCATTGTACTCCCACCCGGTACATAGCGAACAACGTGTCAAACATACGAAATGGGTTGTACTTCGTTACCCTAATGCAAGTATGGCGCAACTCGCCAATACAAGTACAGAAGCGTTCGAAGATTTCTACTTCGACGTATGTAACCTGGATTACGCCAAAATGGACAAAGCGCAGGACTCGCTCGCTAACCTGATGAAGCGGACGGACAAAGTTCGTATCACTGGACCAGGAACAGAACTGAGCTTCTCCATTAAAGATATCGGTGCAGAGAAATGTTCTGGCCAAAAAAATATCCCGGATGGCGAAGTGTACAGTGCCCCTGTGCGTAATTCCGTGAACGGAACGATTAGTTATAACACACCAACGCTGTATAACGGAGTGACATTTGAAAATATCAAGTTCACATTCGAGAACGGAAAAATCATTGAAGCGACAAGTAACGATACAGAGCGTTTGAATGAAATCCTGAATTCGGATGAGGGTGCTCGTCATATCGGTGAATTCGCGATTGGATTTAACCCGCATATTCTGCATCCAATGAAAGATATCCTGTTCGATGAGAAAATCGCAGGCAGCTTGCACTTTACACCGGGTCAGGCATACGAAGAAACGGACAATGGCAACCGCTCGTCCATCCACTGGGATCTGGTATTGATCCAGCGTCCGGATTACGGCGGCGGGGAGATTTATTTTGACGATGTGCTGATTCGCAAAGACGGTATCTTTGTTATTCCTGAGCTGGAATGCCTGAATCCGGACCGTTTGAAGTAG
- a CDS encoding sensor domain-containing diguanylate cyclase, whose amino-acid sequence MLEHLRSLPASLNSRSSGDSASFAAPHSHEEHVLWMQKMDITPFDFSYLGSLLEQAYSDWNSRVGSRLARTSTFYSVWNTEGDCIGYDSDHEADPGVNARRLVLECLDKRQVLSLKGTSEHGEYLIITHPLFSRTNKDMFAVFTAVIYESNGYETSEAVVQSEALHYRTCFYRRFEYIFMTDLLHAHEQTAREEHRRSILFQIVQRMHDKMDVEAILDEVFDSMDYLYPATYIKLYMSQDQSNSDPRIKPLLVHERGEDICVRSFMEGKLIVARSDDAENRIVDIGIPLKGKQGIYGVFHVEMNEEIMEESDLQLITMMVDTAGTAFENAKLHEQSNMLIQELRLINDLTQRLNKSLHLSEIYQLSEQELKEIFQAETCCILQLNDSTNDFEVMSSNVKDVFHQSFSVDYGIAGLVYRTEEPLIIVNYAQYDKVSSFFMEDTGSMSLIASPIRVNGEVKGAILLGHSREHYFSYDNYRLLQMLSIHIGLALSNATLHAEVRRLANLDMLTGLYVRHYLDSVIHERQAHEFCGSLIVVDIDQFKQVNDTFGHQTGDQVLKQVSEIVTSSVRSEDICARWGGEELAIYMPQVSVRQALDYAEVIRKRVAEETRPPVTVSSGIAEWNWMDEKVSVESLFYRADMALYSAKNGGRNRIVVEEQDVTR is encoded by the coding sequence ATGTTAGAACATCTAAGAAGTTTACCTGCCAGCTTGAATTCACGAAGTTCGGGCGATTCCGCATCTTTTGCCGCTCCTCATTCTCATGAAGAGCATGTGTTGTGGATGCAAAAAATGGATATCACACCTTTTGATTTTTCATATTTGGGCAGCTTGCTAGAGCAGGCATACAGTGACTGGAACTCCAGAGTGGGTTCAAGGCTGGCCAGAACATCAACCTTTTACAGCGTATGGAACACGGAAGGCGATTGCATAGGATACGATAGCGATCATGAAGCTGATCCGGGCGTAAATGCACGCAGGCTGGTATTGGAATGTTTGGATAAGAGACAGGTCCTGTCCCTTAAAGGGACAAGCGAACACGGAGAGTATCTTATAATAACACATCCCTTATTCTCCAGAACAAACAAGGATATGTTTGCCGTATTCACTGCTGTGATCTATGAATCCAATGGATATGAAACGTCTGAAGCTGTGGTTCAATCTGAGGCATTGCATTATCGCACCTGCTTTTACCGAAGATTTGAATACATATTTATGACGGACCTGTTACACGCTCATGAACAAACAGCCCGTGAGGAACACCGGAGGTCCATCCTCTTTCAGATTGTTCAGCGAATGCATGACAAAATGGATGTCGAGGCCATATTGGATGAGGTATTTGACAGTATGGACTACTTGTACCCGGCCACTTATATCAAATTATATATGTCTCAGGATCAGAGTAATTCTGATCCACGGATTAAACCGTTGCTTGTCCACGAGCGAGGAGAAGATATTTGTGTGCGCTCATTTATGGAAGGTAAGCTGATTGTTGCTCGCTCAGATGATGCAGAGAACCGCATTGTAGATATAGGGATTCCGCTGAAAGGCAAACAAGGCATATACGGTGTGTTCCATGTCGAAATGAATGAAGAGATTATGGAAGAATCGGACTTGCAATTGATTACGATGATGGTAGACACTGCAGGCACGGCCTTTGAGAACGCCAAGTTGCATGAACAATCCAATATGTTAATTCAGGAACTTCGTTTAATTAATGATCTTACACAGCGGTTGAACAAAAGCCTGCATCTTTCGGAGATTTATCAATTATCCGAGCAAGAGTTAAAGGAAATATTCCAGGCTGAAACGTGTTGCATTCTTCAACTCAATGACAGTACAAATGACTTCGAAGTGATGTCATCTAACGTGAAAGATGTTTTTCACCAATCCTTTTCAGTAGATTACGGTATCGCAGGCTTGGTGTACCGAACAGAGGAACCGCTTATTATAGTCAATTATGCGCAATATGATAAAGTGTCCTCCTTTTTCATGGAAGATACGGGCTCCATGTCACTGATTGCATCACCGATCAGAGTCAATGGTGAAGTGAAGGGTGCCATTTTGCTGGGACACAGTAGAGAGCACTACTTTTCATATGATAACTATCGGCTCTTGCAGATGTTATCCATCCATATCGGGCTTGCCCTTTCAAATGCCACGCTGCATGCCGAGGTTCGGCGCTTGGCTAATCTGGATATGTTGACAGGTCTGTACGTGAGGCATTATCTGGATAGTGTGATTCACGAGCGACAGGCTCATGAATTCTGTGGCTCCCTCATTGTGGTGGATATTGATCAGTTCAAACAGGTGAATGACACATTCGGACACCAGACGGGGGATCAAGTATTGAAGCAAGTGAGTGAGATTGTCACCAGCTCTGTTCGCTCGGAGGATATCTGTGCCAGATGGGGTGGAGAAGAACTGGCGATCTATATGCCACAGGTGAGTGTAAGGCAGGCGTTAGATTATGCGGAAGTGATTCGAAAGAGAGTCGCAGAAGAGACCAGACCGCCTGTTACGGTATCCAGTGGCATCGCAGAGTGGAATTGGATGGATGAAAAGGTCAGTGTAGAGTCCTTGTTTTATCGGGCTGATATGGCTTTGTACAGCGCCAAGAATGGTGGTCGGAACAGAATCGTTGTAGAGGAACAGGATGTAACACGTTAA
- the rpsD gene encoding 30S ribosomal protein S4, which produces MARYTGPKFKLSRRLGISLSGTGKELKRPFPPGQHGANQRRKMSNYGMQLQEKQKLRHMYGLGEKQFRTLFSKAQKMQGIAGENFMFLLECRLDNLVYRLGFANSRAGARQLVAHGHVTVNGKKVDIASYQVSTGDVIGLREKSRALSSIKEALEGRSHLPAYVEYNEAAVEGKFIRLPERAELSQDIDEKQIVEFYNR; this is translated from the coding sequence ATGGCACGTTACACTGGTCCTAAATTTAAATTGAGCCGTCGCCTCGGCATTTCCCTTAGCGGAACAGGCAAAGAATTGAAACGTCCTTTCCCTCCAGGTCAGCACGGAGCTAACCAACGCAGAAAAATGAGCAACTACGGTATGCAATTGCAAGAAAAACAAAAATTGCGCCACATGTACGGTTTGGGCGAGAAGCAATTCCGCACACTGTTCTCTAAAGCTCAAAAAATGCAAGGTATTGCCGGTGAGAACTTCATGTTCTTGCTTGAGTGCCGCCTTGACAACCTCGTTTACCGCCTTGGGTTCGCTAACTCCCGCGCTGGAGCGCGTCAGTTGGTAGCACACGGTCACGTAACTGTAAACGGCAAAAAAGTCGATATCGCTTCTTACCAAGTAAGCACTGGCGATGTAATCGGCTTGCGTGAGAAGAGCCGTGCTCTTTCTTCCATTAAAGAAGCTTTGGAAGGCCGTTCGCATCTTCCAGCATACGTTGAATACAACGAAGCAGCTGTAGAAGGTAAATTCATCCGCTTGCCTGAGCGTGCTGAATTGTCCCAAGACATCGATGAAAAACAAATCGTCGAGTTCTACAACCGTTAA
- a CDS encoding cache domain-containing protein has product MHFFRNRKLAVKLGLLLGIVLLCCIGALIAFNTKSIYDKSLQYGESVAGQAANRATKEFMTDINQVKNTLDTMSTTLLDAAQNGSLNREEAVRLLEQYLKKDEKVFGFYTGWEPNAFDGNDADHVNKNDYDDATGRFIPYAIRDGNTLHFEPLTTYEGNSETSTYYQQPKKTKSIYWSEPVTYTVGGKETLLVSIVLPLVR; this is encoded by the coding sequence ATGCATTTTTTTCGCAATCGTAAGCTCGCTGTTAAGCTTGGACTTTTACTCGGGATCGTATTACTCTGTTGTATTGGAGCCCTGATTGCATTTAACACCAAGTCCATTTACGACAAAAGCCTGCAGTACGGTGAAAGCGTTGCTGGACAGGCTGCAAATCGGGCTACGAAAGAGTTTATGACAGACATTAATCAGGTCAAAAACACATTGGACACCATGAGTACCACGTTATTGGATGCCGCTCAGAATGGATCACTCAACCGTGAGGAAGCCGTTAGACTCCTTGAACAGTATCTGAAAAAGGATGAGAAAGTTTTTGGCTTTTATACGGGCTGGGAACCTAATGCCTTTGATGGAAACGATGCGGATCACGTGAATAAAAATGACTATGATGATGCTACAGGCCGCTTCATCCCCTACGCCATACGGGACGGTAATACCCTGCATTTTGAGCCTCTGACTACCTATGAGGGAAACAGTGAAACCAGTACTTACTATCAGCAGCCAAAGAAAACCAAATCCATCTATTGGTCCGAGCCTGTTACCTACACGGTTGGCGGAAAAGAAACACTGCTCGTTTCGATTGTCCTCCCTCTAGTTAGATGA
- a CDS encoding methyl-accepting chemotaxis protein, whose product MLITSEGQIAAHGSKPELPNEGAVIPSEMKTVIQRIQSGESQFYATDPEVGEELFIAEPARLQGTDSNWYLVSALPKSHILQPFYDSLNWSILIAALAVLLLASVVTYTIVSIVRQLNQVNIVAGQLAGGDLTQKLPVRSKDEFGVMAGHLNQMMDTLRHTISVISEHALSVGSTSQQLTAGAEETGKAAELIALTGVEVADKAGKQMQELQESSRSMNEISAGIGRIAKAASDVSDSSRAVAERTTVGTDKIQSAMRMVDSATSSVQTSMTALENFRQRSEEIGHITGMITEVSRQTNLLALNASIEASRAGEHGRGFGVVASEIRNLAEQSRISAAQIAALIHSVQQEVLSLVENMEQGNAEVSHIAEVINESGELFLSISSQITDVNEQIEHVSAIAQQMSAGSQQVDATLVQLKTIGHETADHATRVASASEEQLASMEEITAASASLANLTQELLELIQRFKT is encoded by the coding sequence ATGCTGATTACTAGTGAAGGACAGATTGCTGCACATGGCTCCAAACCGGAACTGCCTAATGAAGGAGCCGTAATTCCATCTGAAATGAAGACAGTCATTCAGCGTATACAGTCTGGCGAGTCTCAGTTTTACGCCACTGACCCTGAAGTGGGGGAAGAACTATTTATTGCCGAGCCCGCCAGGTTACAAGGAACGGATTCAAACTGGTACCTTGTATCGGCGCTGCCAAAGAGCCACATCCTTCAACCCTTCTATGACAGCTTGAACTGGTCCATACTGATTGCCGCACTGGCTGTACTTCTGCTTGCAAGTGTGGTTACCTACACTATCGTCTCCATTGTAAGGCAGTTGAATCAAGTTAATATCGTCGCTGGACAGCTGGCTGGCGGGGATTTGACACAAAAGTTACCTGTACGATCCAAAGATGAATTTGGCGTCATGGCGGGTCATCTGAATCAGATGATGGATACACTGCGACATACCATATCGGTTATATCCGAACATGCTTTATCTGTCGGCTCCACCTCTCAACAATTGACCGCAGGTGCCGAAGAAACAGGTAAAGCAGCCGAACTGATTGCATTAACAGGAGTCGAAGTTGCAGATAAAGCAGGTAAACAGATGCAGGAGCTGCAAGAGTCCTCCCGTTCCATGAATGAAATATCTGCAGGGATCGGAAGAATTGCAAAGGCCGCCTCCGATGTATCGGATTCATCACGAGCTGTGGCTGAGCGAACAACTGTTGGAACCGATAAGATTCAGTCCGCCATGCGTATGGTCGATAGCGCCACCTCTTCTGTGCAGACGTCCATGACCGCACTGGAGAATTTCCGTCAACGTTCGGAAGAGATTGGCCATATTACAGGCATGATCACGGAAGTTAGCCGTCAAACCAATCTACTTGCCCTTAATGCTTCCATCGAAGCATCACGAGCAGGTGAACATGGGCGCGGGTTTGGTGTTGTTGCTTCCGAGATTCGTAATCTGGCTGAACAATCCAGAATATCGGCAGCGCAGATTGCAGCGTTAATTCATAGCGTTCAGCAAGAGGTCCTTTCTCTCGTTGAAAATATGGAACAGGGGAATGCCGAGGTGAGCCATATAGCGGAAGTAATTAATGAGAGTGGTGAACTATTCCTCTCCATTTCATCACAGATCACAGATGTTAATGAGCAGATTGAGCATGTCTCAGCCATTGCGCAGCAGATGTCAGCTGGATCACAGCAGGTGGATGCCACGTTAGTGCAACTCAAAACCATTGGTCATGAGACGGCAGATCATGCAACTCGTGTTGCCTCTGCCTCTGAGGAACAACTCGCATCCATGGAAGAGATTACGGCGGCATCTGCCTCACTGGCTAATCTTACCCAGGAACTATTAGAACTGATTCAACGCTTCAAAACCTAA